Proteins from a single region of Punica granatum isolate Tunisia-2019 chromosome 8, ASM765513v2, whole genome shotgun sequence:
- the LOC116187194 gene encoding agamous-like MADS-box protein MADS9 isoform X1 — protein MGRGKIEIKRIENSSNRQVTYSKRRNGIIKKAKEITVLCDAKVSLIIYASSGKMHEYCSPSTTLVDILEHYHRLSGKRLWDAKHENLSNEVDRVKKENDSLQIKLRHLKGEDITSLTHRELIALEDALEQGLTCVRHQQSEIVKTHRRNTKMLEEENKELNYILQQQQQREMAMAAENVKEAEYYQRLRDYHSQGPFAFRVQPFQPNLQDHM, from the exons ATGGGGAGAGGGAAGATTGAGATCAAGAGGATAGAGAACTCAAGCAACAGGCAGGTCACATACTCCAAGAGGAGGAATGGCATCATCAAGAAGGCCAAGGAGATCACTGTCCTCTGCGATGCCAAAGTCTCCCTCATCATCTACGCCAGCTCCGGCAAGATGCACGAATACTGCAGCCCCTCCACCAC GTTGGTCGATATACTGGAGCACTACCACAGGCTGTCCGGGAAGAGGCTCTGGGATGCTAAGCATGAG AATCTCAGCAATGAAGTGGACCGTGTCAAAAAGGAGAATGACAGCCTCCAGATCAAGCTCAG GCACTTGAAGGGAGAGGATATCACATCCTTGACTCATAGAGAGCTCATTGCACTTGAGGATGCTCTTGAACAGGGCCTTACTTGTGTTCGACACCAACAG TCGGAGATTGTCAAGACTCACAGGAGAAAT ACAAAGATGTTGGAGGAGGAGAACAAAGAGCTCAATTATATTCTG cagcaacaacaacaacgGGAAATGGCTATGGCAGCCGAAAATGTGAAGGAGGCAGAATACTACCAGAGGCTCAGGGACTACCACTCTCAGGGCCCTTTCGCCTTCCGCGTGCAGCCTTTCCAGCCAAATCTGCAGGATCATATGTGA
- the LOC116187194 gene encoding agamous-like MADS-box protein MADS9 isoform X2: MGRGKIEIKRIENSSNRQVTYSKRRNGIIKKAKEITVLCDAKVSLIIYASSGKMHEYCSPSTTLVDILEHYHRLSGKRLWDAKHENLSNEVDRVKKENDSLQIKLRHLKGEDITSLTHRELIALEDALEQGLTCVRHQQSEIVKTHRRNTKMLEEENKELNYILQQQQREMAMAAENVKEAEYYQRLRDYHSQGPFAFRVQPFQPNLQDHM; the protein is encoded by the exons ATGGGGAGAGGGAAGATTGAGATCAAGAGGATAGAGAACTCAAGCAACAGGCAGGTCACATACTCCAAGAGGAGGAATGGCATCATCAAGAAGGCCAAGGAGATCACTGTCCTCTGCGATGCCAAAGTCTCCCTCATCATCTACGCCAGCTCCGGCAAGATGCACGAATACTGCAGCCCCTCCACCAC GTTGGTCGATATACTGGAGCACTACCACAGGCTGTCCGGGAAGAGGCTCTGGGATGCTAAGCATGAG AATCTCAGCAATGAAGTGGACCGTGTCAAAAAGGAGAATGACAGCCTCCAGATCAAGCTCAG GCACTTGAAGGGAGAGGATATCACATCCTTGACTCATAGAGAGCTCATTGCACTTGAGGATGCTCTTGAACAGGGCCTTACTTGTGTTCGACACCAACAG TCGGAGATTGTCAAGACTCACAGGAGAAAT ACAAAGATGTTGGAGGAGGAGAACAAAGAGCTCAATTATATTCTG caacaacaacaacgGGAAATGGCTATGGCAGCCGAAAATGTGAAGGAGGCAGAATACTACCAGAGGCTCAGGGACTACCACTCTCAGGGCCCTTTCGCCTTCCGCGTGCAGCCTTTCCAGCCAAATCTGCAGGATCATATGTGA
- the LOC116189320 gene encoding glutathione S-transferase TCHQD, with amino-acid sequence MQLYHHPFSLDSQKVRLALEEKGIDYTSYHVNPIMGKNFSPSFFRMNPTAKLPVFQNGSHIIFDTVEIIQYIERISMVSFISDNIKESNQEIIQWMHKIQAWNPKFFTLSHVPEKRRLQVSKFIRRVVIARMAESPDLASAYHQKLKEAYETEEKLRDSEVVRWSKEHLIRLLDEVDEQLGGTAYLGGEEFSMADVLFIPVLARLAILDLEDEYVNSRPNIADYWAMVRQRPSYKKVIGRYFGGWKKYKTLTKTWCFVKIRRMLKKY; translated from the exons ATGCAGCTCTATCATCACCCATTTTCTTTGGACAGCCAAAAGGTGAGACTAGCTCTGGAAGAGAAGGGCATCGATTACACATCATACCATGTGAACCCAATAATGGGAAAAAACTTTAGCCCATCATTCTTCCGGATGAACCCAACTGCGAAACTCCCTGTTTTCCAGAACGGGTCACACATTATCTTTGATACAGTTGAAATAATCCA GTACATAGAGAGAATCTCAATGGTCTCGTTCATTAGCGATAACATAAAAGAGAGCAACCAGGAGATAATACAATGGATGCACAAAATACAGGCATGGAACCCAAAATTCTTCACCCTCTCTCACGTCCCCGAGAAACGGCGCCTCCAAGTGTCCAAGTTCATAAGGCGAGTTGTGATTGCAAGAATGGCTGAATCCCCTGACCTTGCAAGTGCCTACCACCAGAAGCTAAAAGAAGCTTATGAGACGGAAGAGAAACTGAGGGACTCGGAAGTCGTAAGATGGAGCAAGGAACATCTAATCAGGCTCCTCGATGAGGTTGATGAGCAGCTCGGTGGGACAGCTTATCTGGGAGGGGAAGAGTTCAGCATGGCTGATGTTCTGTTCATTCCTGTGCTTGCTCGATTGGCGATCTTGGACCTGGAGGACGAGTACGTAAACAGCAGGCCGAATATTGCAGATTACTGGGCGATGGTGAGGCAGAGGCCAAGTTACAAGAAGGTGATTGGGAGGTATTTCGGGGGGTGGAAGAAGTACAAGACACTGACTAAGACTTGGTGCTTTGTCAAGATCAGAAGGATGCTGAAGAAGTACTGA